The Streptomyces camelliae genome window below encodes:
- a CDS encoding TolB family protein, whose protein sequence is MGKSSRAGQVAVAAVLGLAVAPQAVAAPRHGTTRISTTVAGTQSATASAGGTVSSDGHYAVYGVEDLGDGCPASWSVCVLVKDLRTGKAVQVPGTGVETYAPMISGDGSKVGYTSGTYHFFRAKVYDRRTGTLQTLWPADPPKDNWYERSDLTGLSADGRYAAYTIGNRDGNAFTAHLMVRDLTTGTDEVVDRPGHLSHLVGGRLSADGRYVAYSALDSDAAALYVKDRRTGRTRSIHIPAGGGSSVVDISADGRHVLFQFAASYPGTTTRTYLADTRTGRAEPVGPEGATALALDPTGRYTLLKDSTGALRLLDTPTGRQRTVAAASVAATAGPGALTRYGRTVVFASAAALVPDDTNGVSDVFARKVG, encoded by the coding sequence ATGGGGAAGAGCAGCAGAGCGGGGCAGGTGGCGGTGGCCGCGGTGCTCGGCCTGGCGGTCGCGCCGCAGGCCGTCGCGGCGCCGCGGCACGGCACCACGCGCATCAGCACCACGGTGGCCGGCACCCAGTCCGCCACCGCCTCGGCCGGAGGCACCGTCAGCAGCGACGGGCACTACGCCGTCTACGGCGTCGAGGACCTCGGCGACGGCTGCCCGGCCAGCTGGTCGGTGTGCGTGCTCGTCAAGGACCTGCGCACCGGCAAGGCCGTCCAGGTCCCGGGCACCGGCGTCGAGACCTACGCCCCGATGATCAGCGGCGACGGCTCCAAGGTCGGCTACACCAGCGGCACTTACCACTTCTTCCGCGCCAAGGTCTACGACCGCCGTACCGGCACACTCCAGACCCTGTGGCCCGCCGACCCGCCGAAGGACAACTGGTACGAGCGTTCCGACCTCACCGGCCTGAGCGCCGACGGCCGCTACGCCGCCTACACCATCGGCAACCGCGACGGCAACGCCTTCACCGCCCACCTCATGGTCCGGGACCTGACCACCGGCACCGACGAGGTGGTGGACCGGCCCGGCCACCTCAGCCACCTGGTCGGCGGCCGGCTCAGCGCCGACGGCCGGTACGTCGCCTACAGCGCGCTGGACAGCGACGCCGCCGCCCTCTACGTCAAGGACCGCAGGACCGGCAGGACCCGGAGCATCCACATCCCCGCCGGCGGCGGTTCCTCGGTCGTCGACATCTCGGCCGACGGACGCCACGTCCTGTTCCAGTTCGCTGCCTCCTACCCGGGGACGACCACCCGGACCTACCTCGCCGACACCCGCACCGGCCGCGCCGAACCCGTCGGGCCCGAGGGAGCCACGGCCCTCGCCCTCGACCCCACCGGCCGGTACACCCTGCTGAAGGACTCCACCGGCGCGCTCCGCCTGCTGGACACCCCCACCGGGCGGCAGCGCACGGTGGCCGCCGCGAGCGTGGCCGCCACCGCCGGACCCGGCGCCCTCACCCGCTACGGCCGTACCGTCGTCTTCGCCTCCGCCGCCGCCCTGGTCCCGGACGACACGAACGGCGTATCGGACGTCTTCGCACGCAAGGTCGGGTAG
- a CDS encoding agmatine deiminase family protein — protein MSAAADGFRMPAEWTPHERTWMAWPGPNPTFDAPDDLTASRAAWASVARTIRRFEPVTVVCGPGQSAEARALLGPDVDTVERELDDAWMRDIGPTFLTNGKGELAAVDWTFNGWGAQDWARWEHDSKIAAYVCDLAGAKTYASKLVNEGGAIHVDGEGTVLLTETVQLGPERNPHWTKEQVEAEIHAQLGTSKAIWLPRGLTGDYPPYGFGTLGHVDIVAAFARPGVVVAHSQPDPAHPDHEVTQEVIGILRSQTDARGRALEVVEVPAPTVLEADGHWADYSYINHYLCNGGVVLCGFDDPRDELAAGIFRRLFPERTVTLVDARTIFAGGGGIHCITQQQPKV, from the coding sequence ATGTCTGCTGCCGCCGACGGCTTCCGCATGCCCGCCGAGTGGACCCCGCACGAGCGCACCTGGATGGCGTGGCCGGGACCCAACCCCACCTTCGACGCCCCGGACGACCTCACCGCCTCCCGCGCCGCCTGGGCGTCCGTGGCCCGGACGATCCGCCGCTTCGAGCCCGTGACCGTGGTCTGCGGCCCCGGCCAGTCCGCCGAGGCACGGGCGCTGCTCGGCCCCGACGTCGACACCGTCGAGCGCGAGCTGGACGACGCCTGGATGCGGGACATCGGCCCGACCTTCCTCACCAACGGCAAGGGCGAACTGGCCGCCGTGGACTGGACGTTCAACGGCTGGGGCGCCCAGGACTGGGCCCGCTGGGAGCACGACTCCAAGATCGCCGCGTATGTCTGCGACCTCGCGGGCGCGAAGACGTACGCCTCGAAACTGGTCAACGAGGGCGGCGCGATCCACGTCGACGGCGAGGGCACGGTCCTGCTGACGGAGACGGTGCAGCTGGGCCCCGAGCGCAACCCGCACTGGACGAAGGAGCAGGTGGAGGCCGAGATCCACGCCCAGCTCGGCACCAGCAAGGCGATCTGGCTGCCGCGCGGCCTCACCGGCGACTACCCGCCCTACGGCTTCGGCACCCTCGGGCACGTGGACATCGTGGCCGCCTTCGCCCGGCCGGGTGTCGTGGTGGCGCACTCCCAGCCGGACCCGGCCCACCCCGACCACGAGGTCACCCAGGAGGTCATCGGCATCCTGCGCTCCCAGACGGACGCCCGGGGCCGTGCCCTGGAGGTCGTGGAGGTGCCCGCGCCGACCGTCCTGGAGGCCGACGGCCACTGGGCCGACTACTCCTACATCAACCACTACCTCTGCAACGGCGGCGTCGTGCTGTGCGGCTTCGACGACCCGCGCGACGAGCTCGCCGCCGGGATCTTCCGCCGCCTCTTCCCGGAGCGGACGGTGACTCTCGTGGACGCGCGTACGATCTTTGCGGGTGGCGGCGGCATCCACTGCATCACCCAGCAGCAGCCGAAGGTCTGA
- a CDS encoding TetR/AcrR family transcriptional regulator encodes MAGAARTRKNAPPREEVLAAAMGMIAERGLEKLTMAALGREVGMSSGHLLYYFHSKDELLLQALEWSEGRLGAERGRLLTRPGTAHERLSAYVDLYVPDGHRDPHWTLWLEVWNRSQNADEDARARQAAIEGAWHRDLVALIAEGVSRGEFRRVDADRFAARLRALLDGFSIHVAIGLRGTDRDQVLAHVREFIEDALLVPDL; translated from the coding sequence ATGGCCGGTGCGGCACGGACGCGGAAGAACGCGCCGCCGCGCGAGGAGGTACTCGCCGCCGCCATGGGCATGATCGCCGAGCGCGGTCTGGAGAAGCTCACCATGGCGGCGCTCGGCCGTGAGGTCGGGATGAGCAGCGGCCATCTCCTCTACTACTTCCACTCCAAGGACGAGCTGCTGCTCCAGGCCCTGGAGTGGAGCGAGGGCCGCCTCGGCGCGGAGCGCGGCCGCCTGCTCACCCGCCCCGGTACGGCCCACGAGCGCCTGTCCGCCTACGTCGACCTGTACGTCCCCGACGGCCACCGCGACCCCCACTGGACCCTGTGGCTGGAGGTCTGGAACCGCTCGCAGAACGCCGACGAGGACGCGCGCGCCCGCCAGGCCGCGATCGAGGGCGCGTGGCATCGCGACCTGGTCGCGCTGATCGCCGAGGGGGTGTCCAGGGGCGAGTTCCGCAGGGTGGACGCGGACCGCTTCGCAGCGAGACTGCGTGCGCTGCTGGACGGGTTCTCCATCCATGTGGCCATCGGGTTGCGGGGGACCGACCGGGACCAAGTGCTGGCGCATGTACGGGAGTTCATCGAGGACGCGCTGCTCGTCCCCGACCTCTGA
- a CDS encoding urease subunit alpha has translation MSRSKGREVSRSVHIDPHAYAATHGPRAGDRIRLGDSGLTVRVESDSQRYGDEFLAGFGKTARDGLHLKAAAVRETCDVVISNVVVIDAVQGIRKVSIGIREGRICAIGRAGNPDTLDGVDVVVGTGTSIVSGEGLIATAGAVDTHVHLLSPRIMEASLASGVTTIIGQEFGPVWGVGVNSPWALRHAFNAFDAWPVNIGFLGRGSSSHSAPLVEALAEGGASGFKVHEDMGAHTRALDTALRVAEEHDVQVALHSDGLNECLSVEDTLRVLEGRTIHAFHIEGCGGGHVPNVLKMAGVPNVIGSSTNPTLPFGRDAVAEHYGMIVSVHDLKPDLPGDAAMARDRIRAGTMGAEDVLHDLGAIGITSSDAQGMGRAGETVRRTFAMAGKMKAELGPLEGDGEGDDNARVLRYMAKLTINPAIAHGLSHEVGSIEVGKLADLVLWRPEYFGAKPQLVLKSGFPAYGVVGDPNAATDTCEPLVLGPQFGAYGATAADLSVAFVAQAAVDQGNDTMPTRRRRVAVRGTRGIGPADLRLNARVGAVDVDQRTGLVTLDGAPLSSEPADSVSLNRLYFL, from the coding sequence ATGAGCCGCTCGAAGGGGCGCGAGGTGAGCCGGTCGGTCCACATCGACCCGCACGCCTACGCCGCCACCCACGGCCCCCGCGCCGGCGACCGCATCCGCCTCGGCGACTCCGGGCTCACCGTCCGCGTGGAGTCCGACTCCCAGCGCTACGGCGACGAGTTCCTGGCCGGCTTCGGCAAGACCGCCCGCGACGGACTGCACCTGAAGGCCGCCGCCGTCCGCGAGACCTGCGACGTCGTCATCAGCAACGTGGTCGTGATCGACGCCGTGCAGGGCATCCGCAAGGTGTCCATCGGCATCCGGGAAGGCCGGATCTGCGCCATCGGGCGCGCCGGCAATCCCGACACCCTCGACGGGGTGGACGTCGTCGTCGGCACGGGCACGTCGATCGTCTCCGGCGAGGGCCTGATCGCCACCGCCGGCGCCGTCGACACCCATGTCCATCTGCTGTCGCCGCGCATCATGGAGGCCTCCCTCGCCTCCGGCGTCACCACGATCATCGGGCAGGAGTTCGGCCCGGTGTGGGGCGTCGGCGTCAACTCGCCCTGGGCGCTGCGGCACGCCTTCAACGCCTTCGACGCCTGGCCGGTCAACATCGGCTTCCTGGGCCGGGGTTCGTCCTCCCACAGCGCCCCTCTGGTCGAGGCGCTGGCAGAAGGCGGGGCGTCCGGCTTCAAGGTGCACGAGGACATGGGCGCCCACACGCGGGCGTTGGACACGGCCCTGCGCGTCGCCGAGGAGCATGACGTCCAAGTCGCGCTGCACAGCGACGGGCTGAACGAATGCCTGTCCGTCGAGGACACCCTTCGCGTTCTCGAAGGCCGCACGATCCACGCCTTCCACATCGAGGGCTGCGGCGGCGGACACGTGCCCAACGTGCTGAAGATGGCCGGTGTCCCGAACGTCATCGGCTCCTCCACCAACCCCACTCTGCCCTTCGGCCGGGACGCGGTCGCCGAGCACTACGGCATGATCGTCTCCGTCCACGACCTCAAGCCCGACCTGCCCGGCGACGCCGCCATGGCCCGCGACCGCATCCGGGCCGGCACGATGGGCGCCGAGGACGTGCTGCACGACCTGGGCGCGATCGGCATCACCTCCTCCGACGCCCAGGGCATGGGCCGGGCCGGTGAGACCGTGCGCCGTACGTTCGCCATGGCCGGCAAGATGAAGGCCGAGCTCGGCCCCCTGGAGGGCGACGGCGAGGGCGACGACAACGCCCGCGTCCTGCGCTACATGGCCAAGCTGACCATCAACCCGGCCATCGCACACGGGCTTTCCCACGAGGTCGGCTCGATCGAGGTCGGCAAGCTCGCCGACCTCGTGCTGTGGCGCCCGGAGTACTTCGGTGCCAAGCCGCAGCTCGTCCTCAAGTCCGGCTTCCCGGCGTACGGCGTCGTCGGCGACCCCAATGCGGCCACCGACACCTGCGAACCCCTGGTGCTGGGGCCGCAGTTCGGCGCGTACGGCGCCACGGCCGCCGACCTCTCCGTGGCGTTCGTCGCCCAGGCGGCCGTCGACCAGGGCAACGACACGATGCCCACCCGCCGCCGCCGGGTCGCCGTGCGCGGCACACGCGGCATCGGCCCGGCCGACCTGCGGCTGAACGCCCGGGTCGGAGCGGTCGACGTCGACCAGCGCACCGGACTGGTCACCCTCGACGGCGCCCCGCTCAGCTCGGAACCCGCCGACTCGGTCTCCCTCAACCGCCTCTACTTCCTCTAA
- a CDS encoding MFS transporter: MERQHWKKIWVGSAGNMVEWFDWFVYASFATYFAGAFFPSGNPTAQLMNTAGIFAVGFFMRPVGGWLLGRVGDRKGRKAALTLTVTLMSASAILIAIAPTYAVAGYGGALVLLVARLLQGLSVGGEYAASATYLTEASDPRSRGFASSFQYVSMTAGQIVGLGIQIILQRTMSDTALHSYGWRIPFVVGALGAAIIFYLRRSMLETEVYTEDTSHAEERGTLRALWQHKREAFLVVALTMGGTVAYYTYTTYLTKYLSNSAGLSKQTATLVSFTALIVFACLQPLAGRLSDRIGRRPLLITFAVGSTFLTVPIMTLLKHANGYWSALGLTLLALIVVTGYTSINACVKAELFPTGIRALGVALPYAIANALFGGTAEYVALWFKNAGIESGFFWYVAGCAAVSLVVYVTMRETKDLDLARVKAREDSTVTTAS; the protein is encoded by the coding sequence ATGGAACGACAACACTGGAAGAAGATCTGGGTCGGCTCGGCGGGCAACATGGTCGAGTGGTTCGACTGGTTCGTGTACGCGAGCTTCGCCACCTACTTCGCCGGCGCGTTCTTCCCGAGCGGCAATCCCACCGCCCAACTCATGAACACCGCAGGCATCTTCGCCGTCGGCTTCTTCATGCGCCCCGTGGGCGGCTGGCTCCTCGGCCGGGTCGGCGACCGCAAGGGCCGTAAGGCGGCGCTCACGCTGACCGTCACTCTGATGTCGGCGTCGGCGATCCTCATCGCCATCGCCCCGACCTACGCGGTCGCCGGCTACGGCGGCGCACTCGTCCTGCTCGTCGCCCGCCTGCTGCAGGGACTGTCGGTGGGCGGCGAGTACGCGGCCAGCGCCACCTATCTGACGGAGGCCTCGGACCCGCGCAGCCGCGGCTTCGCCTCCAGCTTCCAGTACGTGTCCATGACCGCCGGCCAGATCGTCGGCCTGGGGATCCAGATCATCCTGCAACGCACCATGTCCGACACCGCGCTGCACAGCTACGGCTGGCGCATCCCGTTCGTCGTGGGCGCGCTCGGCGCGGCGATCATCTTCTATCTGCGCCGCAGCATGCTGGAGACCGAGGTGTACACGGAGGACACCTCGCACGCCGAGGAGCGGGGCACGCTGCGCGCGCTGTGGCAGCACAAGCGGGAGGCGTTCCTGGTCGTCGCCCTCACCATGGGCGGCACCGTGGCGTACTACACGTACACCACGTACCTGACCAAGTACCTGTCCAACTCCGCCGGCCTGTCCAAGCAGACGGCGACGCTCGTCTCCTTCACCGCGCTGATCGTCTTCGCCTGCCTCCAGCCGCTCGCGGGCCGGCTGTCCGACCGGATCGGCCGCCGCCCGCTGCTGATCACCTTCGCGGTCGGCTCCACCTTCCTCACCGTGCCGATCATGACCCTGCTCAAGCACGCCAACGGCTACTGGTCCGCCCTCGGCCTCACCCTGCTCGCGCTGATCGTCGTCACCGGCTACACCTCGATCAACGCCTGTGTGAAAGCCGAGCTCTTCCCGACCGGCATCCGCGCCCTCGGCGTGGCCCTGCCCTACGCGATCGCCAACGCCCTCTTCGGCGGTACCGCGGAGTACGTCGCGCTGTGGTTCAAGAACGCCGGGATCGAGTCCGGCTTCTTCTGGTACGTGGCCGGCTGCGCCGCCGTGTCGCTGGTGGTCTACGTCACCATGCGCGAGACGAAGGACCTGGATCTGGCCCGGGTGAAGGCCCGCGAGGATTCCACCGTGACGACCGCATCCTGA